In Oryza sativa Japonica Group chromosome 2, ASM3414082v1, the following are encoded in one genomic region:
- the LOC107276831 gene encoding beta-1,3-galactosyltransferase pvg3 — MMAMKRLSFSLFLLPFLLLAFVYSLFFPGYFSILPSLAARCSNSVAATPANATGPAVDLRVLLGVVTRAEMYERRALLRLAYALQPAPARAVVDVRFFVCSLAREEDAVLVSLEIIAHGDVVVLNCTENMDDGKTHSYFSSLPALFADAPYDYVGKIDDDSYYRLASLADTLRDKPRRDLYHGFPAPCHADPRSQFMSGMGYIVSWDVAAWVAATEALRGDVKGPEDEVFGRWLRRGGKGSNRYGEETRMYDYLDGGMREGVNCFRHALVADTVVVHKLKDRLKWARTLKFFNATQGLKPSKLYHVDL, encoded by the coding sequence ATGATGGCCATGAAGAGGCTTTCTTTCTCCTTGTTCCTCCTCCCGTTCTTGCTCCTCGCGTTCGTCTActccctcttcttccccggCTACTTCAGTATCCTGCCATCTCTCGCCGCCAGGTGCAGCAACAGcgtggcggcgacgccggcgaacGCGACGGGGCCGGCGGTGGATCTGCGCGTGCTCCTCGGCGTGGTCACCCGGGCCGAGATGTACGAGCGGCGCGCGCTGCTCCGCCTGGCGTACGCGCTCCAGCCGgcgcccgcgcgcgccgtcgtcgacgtccgGTTCTTCGTGTGCAGCCTCGCCAGGGAGGAGGACGCCGTGCTGGTGTCGCTCGAGATCATCGCCCACGGCGACGTCGTGGTGCTCAACTGCACGGAGAACATGGACGACGGCAAGACGCACTCCTACTTCTCGTCCCTCCCGGCGCTGTTCGCCGACGCGCCGTACGACTACGTCGGCAAGATCGACGACGACTCGTACTACCGCCTGGCGTCGCTCGCCGACACGCTCCGCGACAAGCCGCGGCGCGACCTGTACCACGGGTTCCCGGCGCCGTGCCACGCCGACCCGAGGTCGCAGTTCATGTCGGGCATGGGGTACATCGTGTCGTGGGACGTGGCGGcgtgggtggcggcgacggaggcgctGCGGGGCGACGTGAAGGGGCCCGAGGACGAGGTGTTCGGCCGGTGGCTGCGCCGCGGCGGCAAGGGGAGTAACAGGTACGGCGAGGAGACGCGGATGTACGACTACCTCGACGGCGGGATGCGGGAGGGGGTGAACTGCTTCCGCCACGCGCTCGTGGCGGACACCGTCGTCGTGCACAAGCTCAAGGACCGCCTCAAGTGGGCGCGCACGCTCAAATTCTTCAACGCCACACAGGGGCTTAAGCCTTCCAAGCTGTACCATGTAGACCTGTGA